The genome window TCGGCCAAGGGGGCGAGGTCGTTCTGGTCCACAATGGCGTGATCGAGAACTACGCCAAGCTGAAAGAAAAGCTGATTGCTCGCGGGTACGAGTTCGCCACCGAAACCGACAGCGAAGTGATCGCCCATCTGCTCGAAGAATGTCGCCGCCGCCGTTTGGCCCAGTCGAAAGGGAAGGGCGCCCCGACCGACGAACAACTGATCGACATTGTGGAAGATGCGCTCGCCCAGCTGCGCGGGACCTACGGCCTGGCGATCCTCTTTAAGGAGCGGCCCGATCTGATCGTCGCCGCCCGGTTGGGAAGTCCGCTGGTTGTTGGCGTTGGGGACGAAGTTCACTACCTGGCGAGCGACGCTTCACCGCTGGCCGGTTTCACCGACAAGATCGTCTACCTGGCCGATCATCAGATCGCGCTGCTGAAGGCCGACTCGCTGCAAGTTCGCCATCGCGATCATGGCGCCATCGAGCATAGCGTCGAAGTGATTGAAATCGACGCGTCGGACGTCGATCTCGGCGGCTATGAACATTACATGCTGAAGGAAATCTTTGAGCAGCCGCAATCGATTCAAAACACGATGCGCGGGCGATTGAGCCTGGACGACGCGACGGCGGTCTTTGGCGGATTGAATCTTTCGCCGCAAGAATTACGGGGCGTCGATCGCATTTTGCTGACCGCTTGCGGCACCAGTTGGCATGCGGCGCTGGTCGGCGAATACATCATCGAAGAGATGGCCCGGATCCCGGTCGAAGTCGAATACGCGTCGGAGCTGCGGTATCGCAATCCTCCCGTTCCGCGGCGGACGCTGGTGTTTGGCATTACGCAAAGCGGAGAAACGGCCGATACGCTGGCCGCACTGCGAGAAATGAAGCGGAAAGGACATCCGACGCTGGCGATCTGTAACGTGGTCGGCAGCACGATCGCCCAAGAAGCGGACGGGGGCATCTATTTGCATGCCGGGCCGGAAATCGGCGTCGCCTCGACCAAGGCTTACACGTCGCAATTGGCGGTGATGGCGATGCTGGGGCTCTACTTCGGTCGGCTGACTCATCTCAGCTTCGACCAGGGGTATCGCATCATCGAAGAACTACAGAAGTTGCCTGCCGCGATCGAGAAGGCGCTGGAGACGAACAACGTCGCGCGCCGGATCGCTGAGAAGTACCAATCAGCGACCAACTTCCTTTATCTCGGTCGGCACTTTAACTTCCCGACGGCGCTGGAAGGGGCGCTGAAGCTGAAGGAAATCAGCTATATCCATGCGGAAGGCTACCCGGCCGCCGAACTGAAGCATGGGCCGATCGCCCTGGTCGACGAGCAGACCCCGAGCGTCTTCATCATGCCGCGAGGGGTGGTGTATGACAAAGTGATGTCGAACCTGGAAGAGATCAAAGCTCGCAGCGGCCCGGTGATCGCGATCGCAAGCGAAGATGACGAGCAAGTCGCCAAGATCGCCGATGACGTGATCCGGATCCCCATGGTCGAAGAATTCTTGCAGCCAATCGTCTCGATCGTTCCGCTGCAATTGCTGGCCTATCACATCGCCCAACTCCGGGGCTGCGACGTCGATAAGCCGAGAAATCTGGCGAAAAGCGTGACGGTGGAGTAAGGGAGCCCCTAGCCCGGTGGAGTTACTCTAGAATCGTGCTTGACTTTACCCCTCTGGCGGGATATCACGGGGTTTCCGTGTCATCGTTTTTTGGGGCGCACGATGTCTATTTCCGTTCAATGTACGCAATGCGGCGGCTCGTTTCAGGTCGCTGATAAATACGCTGGGTCGAAAATCCGCTGTCCGAAGTGCAAAGTGGGGGTGATTCAGATCGCCGCCAGTGAGCCGCTATGGGATGACGGCGGTTTTCGCCTGAAGCCGGACGAAACGATCCACAATGCGGTGGATGAGAGTCCGAAACGGCGCGGCTCGTTCATGAAGAGCCGATCCGCGCGCCTTTGGATGCATCGCGGCCGCGTTTGGATCGGATCGGCGGTCGCCGCGTGCGGTCTGATCGTGTGCGGGTACTATCTTTGGTACGGCTTTGGCGAGCTCGACATGGCCGGGCGTGAGGTTGCCGTTGAATCTGGCATGACCCCGACGGTGAAGCCGCTCGAGACCTCTCCTGCTCCGTTCAATCCGCTCTCCGGGGGCGACAATTTTGTCGCCAATTCGCAGGGGAACAGTTCGATTGAGCGTTCGATGCCGTCGGGAACGGAGTCATCTCCGACCAGTCCTTCCCCCTACAGTCAAACAGCGGACGGTTTTTCCTCCGCCGTCCAGGCGAACGTTCGCCCCTCCGCTGACTCCTTTGCGCCGATGACGATAAGTCCCAACACCGCAGGCAATAGCGGTTCGATTGCGGGAGATATCGAGAATTTGTGGCGCGGTGGAACGCGCATGCGGTCGACCATCCATCCGTTTGAAGTCGAGTTTCCCAGCAATAAGGTGATCGGATTTCCCTCGCCAATCGAGCGTGGCGCCGTTCTTTACATGCAGCGTCCCGATAAAGGGGTCGTCAACCGAAGGACGCTGCTTGATCGAGCGTTGAGCTTTGGTTTTCCGACGATGTTTGCGGTCGCCGTAGGGCCACGGAGACCCGGCGAGTCTGACCAGCAGGCGATTCAACGCGTCTCCCATGTCGATTCGACGCGAAACAGCACATCGACTGGCGAAATTCACACCGTGACGCAGCACGAAGGCTATCCTGCTCTCGATACCGAACTTTCTCCCCAACAATCTCAGCAGTATCAGAATCTGATCCATATGCGCCGACGCGTCATCGCCCATCCGAGCGGGATTTACGTCATTACCGCGCAAGCGAAGGGGTGGAGCAATGCGGCATTGGAGCGATTTATCACGTCGCTGCATTTCACCGATCGCGCTGAGTCGTCGCTCGGCCTGGTTTCGATTCCGCTGGCCTCTGGACCTGATCCGGGGTGGCCTGGCTATGACATTTCCGGCCAACCAAATCCGCAAGGCGAGTATATTTTGTGGGAAGTGATTCCCCTACAATAGAGTCTGCCCGGCATCGACCGCTCGACGCCGAGGAGCGGTACTCTTCTCTTCCCAAATTGAAAATCTCGGCAGAGGCGTTCGATGCCGATTCCGGTTTGCTGTCCTCAGTGCCACCAGAGCTTTCAGCTCGCCGACAAGTTCGCGGGCTGCAAGATCCGCTGCCCGAAGTGCGGCGCCGCGGAGTTTTCGGTCCCCTCTCTATCACCTGGTCCGACCGCGACAAACGCCGATGCGCCCTATCGACTAAAACCGCTCGCTTCCGCCGATACTGTTGGGGGAACGGCCTCCGGGGCTTCGGATGACATTCCGCGATCAGCGCTACGCAACGGGCTGCTGATAAGCGGCATCGTTCTGGGAGTGATGCTGCTGCTGGGCGGAGTTGCCGTGGCGAGCCTCTTTACCTGGGGAGCGGTCGCTCGGCTGGGGGCGATTGAATTGCCTGACTTGGGAGTCGGCGATGAGGCGTCAGCGCCAGACGAAGGTAGCTTTCGGTCGACGCCAGCTTCGCAAACTGCGACTCGCGAGGCGATTGTCAACGTGAGACAGGGCGAACCGGCTCCGAATTCGCCATCGGGAAATGCCGAAGATTCCCGCATGAACTCCTCCGTGATCGTCGCTGTCCCGTCGTCCCCAATCCCTGGGCAGTATTCGTCCCCCAATTCTGTCCCCTTGATGACCTATCGCGGAGCTCAGCATCCGTTCGAGGTTTTGCTTCCTAGCCAAAACGTCCTTGTCATCCCGATGGGAGTCGAAACCGTATACAAATGGGTACCGACGGGCCGGTATGGCGGCGTGCTGCTCCGTATCATGCAGTTTCAACGGATGCCCGGGGAATCTGATCAGCAAGCGATCCAGCGTCTGGAAGGGACGCGAGGAATTGGCCGAGAGGTCTATGCGTTGCACGGCGCACCGATTGTTCGGGCGGCGACCAATGTGAGTGGATATACTGCCGTTGATCGCAAGCTCATGGGTGAGAACCATTTAGGCGTGATTTCGTTGACGGTGGCGCATCCGACCGGCATCTATCATTTTCAAGGAATTGCCCCCCGACCGCAAATGTCCGGCGCCGATCTCGACACGATCAAGAATTCATTTCGTTTCACGCAGTGACATGACTCCCGCTTTCTTATCCAGCTAAAGTCGAATTGATGCCGATTCCTGTCCGCTGCCCGCACTGCCAAAACGAATTTCAACTCGCGGACAAATTTGCCGGGCGCAAGGTGCGCTGCCCGAAATGCAAAGAGGGCGTCATTCAGGTTCCTGCCGCCGTGCCCGCTCCGTCGAGCTTCCCGTCGGATGATTTGCAGTTACGGCCGGATGAGCCGACCGCCGCAAATGCGTTTGCCTCTCCGCCGCTTCGTCCCCACGCTTCTTCTCGTCGTCTGACGCGCACTCTGTTGATGGTTGGCGGCGGATTGCTTGGGCTTGTCGTTTTGCTCGGCGGTATGGCGATCGCCGGAAAGTACGCGTGGGACCTCGCCAGTAAGTCAAATCCGATCCCGCCCGCTAACCCCTGGACGGTTCCGGTCGAAAATGGTGGACCGGCTCCGAACGTTCCGCCGCCGAACGTGCCGCAGAACGTGAATCAAATCGGCCCCAGCAGCGTGATGTCCGATCCAAATATGGGCCAGATGTTTCGACCGCCGAACTACCCAATCGAAGTGAGATTTCCATCCGGACCGGTGGTGCAGGAGCAGATCGCCGGGCTGGAGCAGTTTCGTTGGGCGATTTCGCCGCAATACAAAAACTCGGAGGTCGGCAGCATCACGGAAGTCAAGTTGATCGTCTTGCCCCGCGAGCCGAACCAAAACGACTTGGATGCGATCGAGGCGGCCAAGCGACGGGTCAGCCCTCTTCCACCGGACGAAAGTCTGATCAGAAATGCACGCTTGGGTAGTGCGTCGCTGGTTGGGCGCCCGGCGTACATGGTCAGTTTCGAGATGCCGTCGCAGCGAACGTTAAACTTCGCCGCTTACATTCCGCATCGCCAGCAGGTCTACGTTTTGTTGGCGGTAGCCGAGGCCAATTGTCTTCCCAATCGGTGGATGGACATCGTCCACTCGATCCGCTTCAACGATCTCGTCGCTTCATCGCCGCCGCCGAGAGTTGAACCAACGGAAGTCCCCGCGGCGCCGCAACCAGAGTCGACGATGCCAGCGCAGCCGACCTCCAGCGCTCCGGCGTCCGGATTGAGTGGTCTGCTGGGAGGACTGGACGTCAGCGGTTTGTGGGGTGGGGCGGTCAAGATGCGCTCGAAACTGCATCCCTTTGAAGTCGAGTTCCCCACGAGCGACGTCATCGCGTTCCCCAAGAATCAGTTAAACCCCAGCGCTACCCAACCGGTGAATTACCTGCACCGGCTCGACGCAGGAATGGTTCATGGCGAGCATATCTTGCACACCGATTTGACTCGCGGTTATGGGACGGTTTTTAGCGTAACCTACGCGCCCCTTGCCGCAGGAATTTCGGCGGATGAGATGATGAAAACGCTGATGGATGGGTTTGCGTTGGCTGGTAAAAGCCCGGGTGTGAACCTTGACGTGAACACGATCTCCGTCGACGGCGTTACCGCCCTCGATATTACGCAGACCACCGGAACGTCGATTCCGGGTATCGGGTTGACCGAGAGAGTCCGAATCTTTTTTCACCCGACCGGCGTCTACTCGGTCGCGGCTCGCTCGAAAGAAGGACGCGCGGTCGAAGATCGGTTCATCAATTCGTTCCACTTCCTCAGCGCCCCCGGCACGCCAGGTGACGGCTCGAAACTGATCCCTGTTCTCAACCCCAAAGGTCCGCGTCCTACGCCGCGAAATATCTCCGGGCAACCTGACCCGAACGGACAGTACGTCCGCTGGGAGGAAATCCCGGTTGAGTAACGACCGACGATTCACGTCGCTCGCCTTCCTACCATGTGATCTTTGATTTTCCCACGCCTGACCGAGACGCATCGATGCCGATTTCCGTTTGCTGTCCGCAATGCCAAAAGACTTATCAGGTCGCCGACAAGTTCGCCGGGCGGAAGATCCGTTGTCCGAAATGTAGCGAAGGGGTGATCTCGATCCCCACGCCATCGGCGCGCGGCGACGCTTCCGGCGGCGATGCGCTGCTCGAATTAAAGTCGCTGGCCGCCGCCGATTCGACGAAGGGGGCCGTGCCCATTCCGCGAAAGCGAGCGTCGCGAAAAGGA of Blastopirellula sediminis contains these proteins:
- the glmS gene encoding glutamine--fructose-6-phosphate transaminase (isomerizing), giving the protein MCGIVGVVGDRQAVEFILQGLRRLEYRGYDSAGIAAIDPGDDEISVCKTAGRIDNLAARLAKQHLVGSAGIGHTRWATHGPATETNAHPHIGQGGEVVLVHNGVIENYAKLKEKLIARGYEFATETDSEVIAHLLEECRRRRLAQSKGKGAPTDEQLIDIVEDALAQLRGTYGLAILFKERPDLIVAARLGSPLVVGVGDEVHYLASDASPLAGFTDKIVYLADHQIALLKADSLQVRHRDHGAIEHSVEVIEIDASDVDLGGYEHYMLKEIFEQPQSIQNTMRGRLSLDDATAVFGGLNLSPQELRGVDRILLTACGTSWHAALVGEYIIEEMARIPVEVEYASELRYRNPPVPRRTLVFGITQSGETADTLAALREMKRKGHPTLAICNVVGSTIAQEADGGIYLHAGPEIGVASTKAYTSQLAVMAMLGLYFGRLTHLSFDQGYRIIEELQKLPAAIEKALETNNVARRIAEKYQSATNFLYLGRHFNFPTALEGALKLKEISYIHAEGYPAAELKHGPIALVDEQTPSVFIMPRGVVYDKVMSNLEEIKARSGPVIAIASEDDEQVAKIADDVIRIPMVEEFLQPIVSIVPLQLLAYHIAQLRGCDVDKPRNLAKSVTVE
- a CDS encoding zinc-ribbon domain-containing protein — protein: MPIPVCCPQCHQSFQLADKFAGCKIRCPKCGAAEFSVPSLSPGPTATNADAPYRLKPLASADTVGGTASGASDDIPRSALRNGLLISGIVLGVMLLLGGVAVASLFTWGAVARLGAIELPDLGVGDEASAPDEGSFRSTPASQTATREAIVNVRQGEPAPNSPSGNAEDSRMNSSVIVAVPSSPIPGQYSSPNSVPLMTYRGAQHPFEVLLPSQNVLVIPMGVETVYKWVPTGRYGGVLLRIMQFQRMPGESDQQAIQRLEGTRGIGREVYALHGAPIVRAATNVSGYTAVDRKLMGENHLGVISLTVAHPTGIYHFQGIAPRPQMSGADLDTIKNSFRFTQ